One region of Triticum aestivum cultivar Chinese Spring chromosome 6B, IWGSC CS RefSeq v2.1, whole genome shotgun sequence genomic DNA includes:
- the LOC123133246 gene encoding glycine-rich cell wall structural protein: MASKGLIVVAFLLAAAFLVATAEQTQANKEETQPGVQGGYPGHNGGGGGGYPGHGGGGGGGYPGHGGGGGGGCSHRCCGHGGCHCCTGPDEIPESKYRADVRN, translated from the exons ATGGCGTCCAAGGGTCTCATTGTGGTTGCTTTCCTGCTTGCTGCGGCTTTCCTCGTGGCCACAGCTGAACAAACTC AGGCCAACAAGGAAGAGACCCAACCCGGTGTTCAGGGCGGCTACCCTGGACACaacggaggcggtggcggcggttaTCCTGGAcacggaggaggcggtggcggcgggtaCCCTGGACAcggtgggggtggcggcggcggctgcagtcACCGATGCTGCGGGCACGGTGGCTGTCACTGCTGCACCGGCCCCGACGAGATCCCGGAGTCCAAGTATCGGGCGGACGTCCGCAACTAA